The following proteins are encoded in a genomic region of Cyclonatronum proteinivorum:
- a CDS encoding ASCH domain-containing protein, producing the protein MKVLLSIKPEFAERIFEGSKKYEFRKAVFKNSDIKTIVVYASSPTQRVIGEFEIETIISDSPEKLWNETKEFAGVEEHFFYEYFADREMGFAIKIKKTKKYKETLCLREHFNLTPPQSFLYLRNENLLSQ; encoded by the coding sequence ATGAAAGTCTTATTGTCGATTAAACCGGAGTTTGCAGAACGGATCTTTGAGGGTTCGAAAAAATACGAGTTCCGCAAAGCGGTTTTTAAAAACAGCGACATCAAAACGATCGTGGTGTATGCCTCTTCGCCTACGCAAAGAGTGATTGGTGAATTCGAGATTGAGACGATCATTAGTGATAGCCCGGAAAAGCTCTGGAATGAAACCAAAGAATTTGCAGGAGTAGAAGAGCATTTCTTTTACGAGTATTTTGCAGATCGGGAAATGGGCTTTGCCATCAAAATCAAAAAGACTAAAAAATATAAAGAGACGCTATGCCTGCGCGAACATTTTAACCTCACCCCACCGCAATCCTTTCTGTATTTGCGGAATGAAAATTTGTTGAGTCAATGA
- a CDS encoding transposase, with product MDLSEIGKITQSEWLKTFEMRPDMNLWMGEYVVMPNHFHAIIGIGENEYNTQNDTQCSRDAMHCVSTGGDTTNTAENKNPKNQFGPQSKNLPSIIRGFKIGVTKNARQINSGFAWQARYHDHIIRDEKSYNTIAEYIINNPVKWTEDKFYTP from the coding sequence ATGGATTTATCAGAAATCGGAAAAATCACACAATCCGAATGGTTAAAAACATTTGAAATGCGGCCCGACATGAATTTATGGATGGGCGAATATGTGGTGATGCCGAATCATTTTCATGCCATAATTGGGATTGGGGAAAATGAATATAACACGCAAAACGATACGCAATGTAGTAGAGACGCAATGCATTGCGTCTCTACGGGGGGCGATACCACCAATACCGCCGAAAATAAAAACCCCAAAAACCAATTCGGCCCACAATCCAAAAATTTACCATCCATCATCCGGGGGTTTAAAATCGGTGTGACCAAAAATGCCCGGCAAATCAATTCCGGGTTCGCATGGCAAGCCCGGTATCATGACCACATCATCCGTGATGAAAAATCCTACAACACCATTGCCGAATACATCATCAATAATCCGGTAAAATGGACGGAAGACAAATTTTATACCCCATGA
- a CDS encoding virulence RhuM family protein codes for MASPELPEKFSNFVLFKTADGKVNIDVYFHEDTLWLRQKLIAELFSKGRSTITGHLKNIFAEGELKEEVVCRKFRHTTEHGAIQGKTQQKEVLYYNLRAITAVGYRVNSHRATEFRKWATEILHEYIIKGFAMDDERLKQIKHFGQDYFDELLERIREIRLSERRLYQKVTDIYALSADYDRNDETTKAFFATVQNKMHWAIHGKTAAEIIYTEADAQKLYMGLKTWKNAPNGKILKSDVTIAKNYLNQEHLKELARIVSAYLDLAENRASRGVVTNMKDWVQFLDKFLALSDYPILMDRGKISALEAKIKAESEYDKFRIIQDRHYVSDFDEEVKKLIEEKKGGTHDDF; via the coding sequence ATGGCCAGCCCTGAGCTCCCCGAAAAGTTTTCCAACTTTGTACTCTTCAAGACCGCAGACGGCAAGGTCAATATCGATGTCTATTTTCACGAGGATACCTTATGGCTCAGGCAGAAGCTGATTGCCGAACTGTTCAGCAAAGGACGCTCCACCATAACCGGGCATCTCAAAAACATTTTCGCCGAGGGTGAATTGAAAGAGGAAGTGGTATGTCGGAAATTCCGACATACCACTGAGCATGGGGCCATACAAGGCAAGACCCAGCAAAAAGAAGTTCTCTATTACAACCTGAGAGCCATAACTGCCGTTGGCTATCGGGTCAATTCACACCGGGCTACCGAATTTCGCAAATGGGCTACCGAAATTCTTCATGAATACATCATCAAAGGCTTTGCCATGGATGATGAACGCCTCAAGCAGATCAAACACTTTGGGCAAGACTACTTTGATGAGCTTCTGGAACGCATCCGTGAAATCCGGCTCAGTGAGCGCAGACTTTATCAGAAGGTCACGGATATCTACGCCCTATCCGCTGATTATGACCGGAACGACGAAACCACCAAAGCGTTTTTTGCCACTGTACAAAACAAAATGCACTGGGCGATTCATGGTAAAACAGCAGCCGAAATCATCTATACGGAGGCCGACGCCCAAAAACTATATATGGGCCTAAAAACGTGGAAGAATGCGCCCAATGGTAAAATCCTGAAGTCCGATGTAACCATTGCAAAAAACTACCTGAACCAGGAACATCTTAAAGAGTTGGCGCGAATCGTCTCCGCTTACCTGGATTTGGCCGAAAACCGCGCCAGCCGGGGGGTGGTCACCAATATGAAAGACTGGGTTCAGTTTTTAGACAAGTTTTTGGCACTATCGGATTACCCTATTCTTATGGATAGGGGAAAAATTTCCGCCCTGGAAGCCAAAATAAAAGCCGAGAGCGAATACGACAAGTTCCGCATCATACAGGACAGACACTACGTTTCTGATTTTGATGAGGAGGTAAAAAAACTCATAGAGGAAAAAAAGGGCGGTACTCATGACGACTTCTAA
- a CDS encoding restriction endonuclease subunit S, translated as MSEWKEIELSEIIEFGNGKKKPETNGSIPIYGGNGILGYSGECNYEDETIIIGRVGAYCGSVYYENKPIWVSDNALAAKAKVGNSTKFLYYFLKNANLNQHAGGSSHPLVTQTLLNSLEYEICVDETEQRAIASVLSSLDDKIDLLHRQNQTLEQMAETLFKQWFLENPNPDWEERPLSSIASFLNGLACQKYPPQNDVDKLPVLKIKELRNGISEDCDWCTTEVDEKYIVENGDVIFSWSASLMVKMWNGETCILNQHLFKVTSSEFPKWYYYLWSKFHLDQFIAIARAHATTMGHIKRGDLDEALVLVPSEEEIELYTESFEPIIEKVIINNRQISKLVALRDTLLPKLMSGEVRVADTPVIALKKTKEARPEFKEAILIAAIVRTLFTPKIGNVSRQWYQKIAYLHKRKLKELTEQQSVFELTTEYSKKAAGPYKKNMRYQGPEGICINNKYLEAVNDYAFKPSENIDKIDTYFDNYWNRELFENWTIEKFRFVPVKKLGVYATVDYSLLELKKEGKELSASNVLGNISESKDWKHKKVLPEFSPQNIDQAIDDLKNLYTY; from the coding sequence ATGAGTGAGTGGAAGGAAATAGAACTTTCGGAAATTATAGAATTTGGAAATGGGAAGAAAAAACCCGAGACAAATGGTAGTATTCCTATTTATGGAGGCAACGGAATATTGGGCTATTCTGGGGAATGCAATTATGAGGATGAGACTATAATTATTGGTCGCGTTGGTGCTTATTGCGGTTCAGTTTACTATGAGAACAAACCGATTTGGGTGTCAGATAATGCATTGGCTGCAAAGGCTAAAGTGGGGAACTCAACAAAATTCCTTTACTATTTTTTGAAGAATGCTAACTTGAATCAGCACGCAGGTGGTTCAAGTCATCCATTAGTAACTCAAACTTTGCTCAATTCTCTTGAATACGAAATCTGCGTTGATGAAACAGAACAACGCGCCATCGCCTCCGTCCTTTCCAGCTTAGACGACAAAATAGACCTGCTGCACCGCCAAAACCAAACTCTGGAGCAAATGGCGGAGACGCTGTTTAAGCAGTGGTTTTTGGAGAATCCGAATCCTGATTGGGAAGAAAGGCCTTTGAGTTCAATTGCCTCATTTTTAAATGGATTGGCTTGCCAAAAATATCCGCCACAAAATGATGTGGACAAGCTTCCAGTTTTGAAAATCAAGGAACTGAGAAACGGCATTTCAGAAGATTGCGATTGGTGTACCACAGAAGTTGATGAAAAATACATAGTAGAAAACGGAGATGTTATTTTCTCTTGGTCTGCATCCTTGATGGTTAAGATGTGGAATGGAGAAACTTGTATTCTCAATCAACACCTTTTTAAGGTCACATCAAGTGAATTTCCAAAATGGTACTACTATTTATGGAGTAAATTTCATTTAGACCAATTTATTGCCATAGCGCGAGCACATGCAACAACAATGGGGCATATTAAAAGAGGTGATTTAGATGAAGCTCTGGTATTGGTGCCGTCAGAGGAAGAAATAGAATTGTATACTGAATCTTTCGAGCCAATAATCGAAAAGGTCATCATCAATAATCGACAAATTAGCAAGCTTGTGGCCCTACGCGATACGCTGCTGCCGAAGTTGATGAGTGGGGAGGTGCGGGTTGCTGACACCCCGGTCATAGCACTGAAGAAAACCAAAGAGGCACGGCCGGAATTCAAAGAAGCCATTCTGATAGCGGCCATCGTACGCACCTTGTTTACGCCTAAGATTGGAAATGTCAGCCGTCAATGGTATCAAAAGATCGCCTATCTCCATAAACGAAAACTGAAAGAGCTGACCGAACAGCAATCTGTTTTTGAACTGACAACGGAATACAGCAAAAAAGCGGCCGGTCCTTATAAAAAGAACATGCGCTACCAGGGGCCGGAAGGCATCTGCATAAACAATAAATACCTGGAAGCGGTCAATGATTATGCTTTCAAGCCATCCGAAAACATCGATAAAATCGATACCTATTTTGATAACTACTGGAACAGGGAGCTGTTTGAAAACTGGACAATAGAAAAATTCCGGTTTGTTCCGGTAAAGAAATTAGGGGTGTATGCTACGGTAGATTATTCTTTGCTGGAATTGAAAAAGGAAGGTAAAGAATTGTCTGCTTCCAATGTTCTGGGTAATATTTCGGAATCAAAGGACTGGAAACACAAAAAAGTTTTACCTGAATTTTCACCCCAAAATATTGATCAGGCGATCGATGATTTAAAAAACCTATATACCTATTGA